Genomic DNA from Alphaproteobacteria bacterium PA2:
GCGCTGCGGCCCGAATTCTTTGGACCTAAGTCCAGTGCCTTACGGCATAGCAGCGCCGACCTTGGTGAAGGTCGTGGAGACCTTGCCGGACATGGTCTTCATGACGGCGATCAGGGCCACGGCGATCAGCGACGCGATCAGGCCATATTCAATGGCCGTGGCGCCGGATTCGTCCTTGAGAAAACGCGAAACAAACTGGGTCATACTGTATCTCCTAAAGTTGATGCGGACAGACGGGGAAGGATCAAGCCGT
This window encodes:
- a CDS encoding Flp family type IVb pilin — protein: MTQFVSRFLKDESGATAIEYGLIASLIAVALIAVMKTMSGKVSTTFTKVGAAMP